The segment AGGAGTTAGCGCGGCAACGCATGACGCTGTTGATCAAAGTCCGTTCGGGCGGGATGACCGCAACGGAAGCGGCGCAGCAGCTCGGCGTCTCGCGCAAAACATGGTACGAATGGGAGAACCGGGCGCTCAACGCGATGAACACGGCCCTGGAAGACCGCTTGCCGGGCAGACCGCCGGCTGCCGTGGATACAGAGAAGGAGTTGTTGCAGAAACGCGTAGCGGAACTGGAGAAGCAGTTATATCTTGCCAAGCAGACCGAGGAAGTACGGAACCTGCTGGCAGCCTATGAACTGTATCATGCGAAAAAAAAACGGAACCGAAAGGAGCGGCGATAGTTCGAATGCTTGCCATTATCGATGCCGTTAAACGGCAATCGCTGTTGCCGTTCCGTTCGATCTGCCATACCATGAAACTGCCCTATGGCAATGTCATGCGCTGGCGTCAACGGCGACAAGCGCCGCTACCGTGTGTCCGGCGGCCTGGTCCTAAAAAGATCGCGCCGCTGGACTTAAGTGCCTTATCGGCAGGTATTGGGCAACTTGCGCATGGTGTAAAGCGTACCATCGGCGCGGGTGATCTTTACCGGCGCTATGCGGCCGGTATCTCCCGCCGTGTTTTGAT is part of the Candidatus Omnitrophota bacterium genome and harbors:
- a CDS encoding helix-turn-helix domain-containing protein encodes the protein MSHKDKQELARQRMTLLIKVRSGGMTATEAAQQLGVSRKTWYEWENRALNAMNTALEDRLPGRPPAAVDTEKELLQKRVAELEKQLYLAKQTEEVRNLLAAYELYHAKKKRNRKERR